Proteins encoded in a region of the Euleptes europaea isolate rEulEur1 chromosome 3, rEulEur1.hap1, whole genome shotgun sequence genome:
- the LRTM2 gene encoding leucine-rich repeat and transmembrane domain-containing protein 2, with protein sequence MLSLSGGYWWRNTLSARWREASLLACWLSFCAAESLTVCPSSCKCNSGTLEVDCSGLGLSSIPVDIPTNTRTFLFLNNQLSTLPGQAFSNLSALRRLDLSNNFLDQLPENAFRDLANLTELQLRNNSIRSLDKDLLQNTALLRQLDLSINGIAQIPSGIFDDLSSLRWLSLRSNRLQNLDRVTFEPLVSLQQLQVGDNPWECDCNLRDFKYWMEWFSYRGGKIDQLACTLPKELRGKDMRMVPMEMFNYCSQLEDENSSTVLDNVGPPCTKGSTTAAKAKTSLEAEEEPSVGCPQKQRYRPVSVRRAIGTVIIAGVVCGIVCIMMVVAAAYGCIYASLMAKYHRELKKRQPLMGDTEGEHEEQKQISSVA encoded by the exons ATGTTGTCTCTGAGTGGAGGCTACTGGTGGAGAAATACACTTTCTGCAAGATGGAGAGAAGCTAGCT TGCTTGCCTGTTGGCTTTCATTTTGTGCAGCAGAATCTCTCACTGTTTGTCCCTCCTCCTGCAAGTGCAACAGTGGTACTCTAGAGGTGGACTGTAGTGGTTTGGGCCTTTCATCTATCCCTGTGGACATTCCTACAAACACCAGGACTTTTCTTTTCCTCAACAACCAATTAAGCACCTTGCCAGGACAAGCTTTTTCCAACCTTTCTGCTCTCCGGAGACTGGATCTTTCAAACAACTTCTTAGATCAGCTTCCTGAGAATGCTTTCAGAGACTTAGCAAACCTCACTGAGCTACAGTTGAGGAACAATAGCATCAGGAGCTTGGACAAAGACCttctccaaaacactgctcttctGCGTCAACTGGACTTATCAATCAATGGCATTGCTCAAATCCCTTCTGGCATCTTTGATGATCTGTCCTCTCTCCGCTGGCTCTCCCTCAGGTCAAACCGCCTGCAAAATTTGGACAGGGTGACCTTCGAGCCATTAGTTAGCTTGCAGCAGTTGCAAGTGGGCGACAACCCCTGGGAATGTGACTGCAACCTGAGAGATTTCAAATACTGGATGGAATGGTTCTCCTATCGAG GAGGAAAGATAGACCAGCTGGCATGTACCCTGCCTAAGGAGCTGCGGGGGAAGGATATGCGCATGGTGCCCATGGAGATGTTTAACTACTGTTCCCAGCTGGAGGATGAGAACAGCTCTACAGTCCTGGACAATGTTGGCCCTCCTTGCACTAAGGGAAGCACAACTGCTGCCAAGGCAAAAACCAGCCTGGAAGCAGAAGAGGAGCCCAGCGTGGGTTGCCCCCAGAAACAAAGATACAGGCCTGTCAGCGTGCGCAGGGCCATTGGCACAGTCATCATAGCTGGGGTGGTTTGTGGCATTGTGTGCATCATGATGGTAGTGGCAGCAGCGTATGGATGTATCTATGCATCGCTCATGGCTAAGTACCACCGGGAACTGAAGAAGAGGCAGCCATTGATGGGGGACACGGAAGGTGAGCATGAGGAGCAAAAGCAGATCTCTTCAGTGGCGTGA